The proteins below are encoded in one region of Erinaceus europaeus chromosome 15, mEriEur2.1, whole genome shotgun sequence:
- the ZNF646 gene encoding zinc finger protein 646, translated as MEDSPLSFSCSDCQRHFPSLPELSRHCELLHPSSSRDGEEANPISRPYRCQQCGRGYRHPGSLVNHRRTHETGQFPCSTCGKDFTNPIALKSHLRMHVPEGRRRCRPPRPREAVSNLQDETVAAGSWDQRLGHGDSWGSQKHAEETSSSETRPDSGAALGAWEDPASKQTEAWDSPPETQEGAENWGASTHSPRAPSLPTPASSLLSNLEQYLAESVVNFTGGQEPTPSPPAEEERRYKCGQCGKTYKHAGSLTNHRQSHTLGVYPCAICFKEFSNLMALKNHSRLHAQYRPYQCPRCPRAFRLPRELLEHQQAHDGEQPWEETGLPPNNGHVGESSGDQFPSAQTLNCSRELDGTGLEEYRPFRCGDCGRTYRHAGSLINHRKSHQTGVYPCSVCSKQLFNAAALKNHVRAHHRPRPAPDGPPSLFPTAESTPREKEAPLTPLDHRPYKCNECGRAYRHRGSLVNHRHSHRTGEYPCSLCPRKCPNLMALRNHVRIHCKVERPSVGPGPEGTPGHLKVELPPDPAGTEAAPQMDQKEETTGSSPTAGGAEPHECGVCGAHFTNPESLERHAQSHEEGADGRTDNRVSPPRAFACRDCGKSYRHSGSLINHRQTHQTGDFSCGACAKHFHTMAAMKNHLRRHSRRWNRRHGRRAGTEASGAGAEATCPSGGHWPQGLVKGKDLDCPQSPSGETPAGAKGSTDGDRDCSQTKSERHKHGLEIIATCFQGEKKNTEEVSGRKEACFPHDAGGPAEEKGHRPHFCEDLNAEDEPQKATTTVLGSPVRASEGVAGWQTEASHTCPDCGHSFPHATSLLSHRPCHPPGIYQCSLCPKEFDSLPALRSHFQNHRPGEAASVQPFLCCLCGMIFPGRAGYRLHRRQAHSSAGSEEEGEEEGTAGVPSADGPPLPLSEAELLNQLQREVEALDGAGYGHICGCCGQTYDDLGSLERHHQSQSSGSTTDKNPSPPAPGGPCDTVGLAARDGHEDAEGAVAGQSADTEPDRAGGVTPADGLGPQGEDASLKTQPRPFRCNLCGKTYRHGGSLVNHRKIHQTGSFTCPVCSRCYPNLAAYRNHLRNHPRCKGSEPQVGSSPEVGGSAEPQDAAEEGLEQAGPVKLQEELKMEPLEEEVGVKEEVWEARVKSEEEMDQHSEKDFQGEASAERPFNCEVCGRSYKHAGSLINHRQSHQMGHFGCQACSKGFSNLMSLKNHRRIHADPRRFRCTECGKAFRLRKQLASHQRVHADRGAGGGPQKLPREDGPVSCSQCEHTYHHGDSLLNHGHSHEPSQYSSPTCPKACAKHAALRDQRSFSESRRRRRAGRSRRAALRCALCGCSFPSRGSLERHLREHEQAGSAQGGTEGPPADAQGLDDRSGCFESVDQLADGATRPGPEATQPAECGLGKSDGWQRDPVPVNHSGGQLPWGYVLTKLGDNVPRSPCRLGDHLPTGPPPSRVEKLENGSGSHRPQAEHQAFWTHRGPACPSGDSQSHDSHKTDHRCCLLCSQECSGPTAAKSHTHTAAQAFQVPLEPTSFQPVPAKYLHQSEEAQGPTAAQPEGEVALPSEEKAQKDPSEPPRAPGENPKSSPRGPGPISADEERPFRCGQCGRSYRHAGSLLNHQKAHTTGLYPCSLCPKLLPNLLSLKNHGRTHTDPKRHRCGICGKGFRTAARLEGHGRVHAPREGPLACPHCPRRFRRRLSFLQHQQQHQEEWAVASSGAPKAPASSGRGALALTPPPPSTPPHLEPSPQWPADLSFSL; from the coding sequence ATGGAGGattcccccctctccttcagctGCTCTGACTGTCAGCGCCACTTCCCTAGCCTCCCAGAACTGTCTCGGCATTGTGAGCTGCTCCACCCCTCCTCCAGCCGGGACGGCGAAGAGGCCAACCCCATCTCTCGGCCCTACCGCTGCCAGCAGTGCGGCCGGGGCTACCGGCACCCAGGGAGCCTGGTCAACCACCGCCGGACCCACGAGACTGGCCAGTTCCCCTGCTCCACCTGCGGCAAGGACTTCACCAACCCCATTGCCCTCAAGAGCCACCTGAGGATGCATGTTCCCGAGGGCCGCCGTCGGTGCAGGCCCCCAAGGCCCAGGGAAGCTGTTTCCAACCTGCAGGACGAGACAGTGGCCGCTGGCTCCTGGGACCAGaggctaggccatggggacagctgggggagccAGAAGCATGCCGAAGAGACCTCTAGCTCTGAGACTAGACCTGACTCCGGGGCAGCTCTGGGTGCTTGGGAAGATCCAGCCAGCAAACAGACAGAAGCCTGGGACAGCCCACCAGAGACCCAGGAGGGCGCAGAGAACTGGGGAGCCAGCACCCACTCCCCCAGGGCCCCATCGCTCCCCACCCCAGCCAGCAGTCTCctcagcaacctggaacagtaTTTGGCAGAGTCGGTCGTGAACTTCACGGGGGGCCAGGAGCCCACTCCATCCCCTCCTGCTGAGGAGGAACGGCGGTACAAGTGCGGCCAATGTGGCAAGACTTACAAGCATGCCGGCAGCCTCACCAACCACCGGCAGAGCCACACTCTGGGCGTCTACCCGTGTGCCATCTGCTTCAAAGAGTTCTCTAACCTCATGGCGCTGAAGAACCACTCCCGCCTCCATGCTCAGTACCGGCCTTACCAGTGTCCCCGCTGCCCCCGTGCCTTCCGGCTGCCCCGAGAGCTCCTGGAGCACCAGCAAGCCCATGACGGGGAGCAGCCGTGGGAAGAGACGGGGCTGCCCCCCAATAATGGGCATGTGGGTGAGAGCAGTGGGGACCAGTTCCCCAGTGCCCAGACATTGAACTGCTCCAGGGAGCTGGATGGCACTGGCCTGGAGGAGTACCGGCCCTTCCGCTGCGGGGACTGTGGCCGCACCTACCGCCACGCCGGGAGCCTCATCAACCACCGCAAGAGCCACCAGACCGGCGTCTACCCCTGCTCTGTCTGCTCCAAGCAGCTCTTCAATGCCGCAGCTCTCAAGAACCACGTGCGGGCCCACCACAGACCCCGACCGGCGCCAGACGGGCCTCCATCCCTGTTTCCCACGGCCGAGAGCAcccccagagagaaagaagccccTCTTACCCCACTGGACCACCGGCCCTACAAGTGTAACGAGTGTGGCCGGGCTTACCGCCACCGTGGGAGCCTGGTGAACCACCGCCACAGCCACCGGACCGGGGAGTACCCGTGCTCGCTCTGTCCCCGCAAGTGCCCAAACCTCATGGCGCTGCGCAACCACGTGCGGATACACTGCAAGGTGGAGCGCCCCAGCGTGGGCCCAGGGCCTGAGGGCACCCCTGGCCACCTCAAGGTAGAGTTGCCACCTGACCCGGCAGGAACAGAGGCTGCCCCCCAGATGGATCAGAAAGAGGAGACCACTGGAAGCTCCCCAACAGCAGGTGGGGCTGAGCCACATGAATGTGGAGTGTGTGGGGCGCACTTCACTAACCCCGAGAGCCTGGAGCGTCACGCCCAGAGCCACGAGGAGGGGGCTGATGGTAGAACAGACAACAGGGTGTCCCCTCCACGGGCATTCGCCTGCCGAGACTGCGGCAAGAGCTACCGACACTCAGGCAGCCTTATCAACCACAGGCAGACACACCAGACAGGTGACTTCAGCTGTGGGGCCTGCGCCAAACACTTCCACACCATGGCGGCCATGAAGAACCACCTGCGGCGCCACAGCCGGCGGTGGAACAGGCGGCATGGGAGGCGGGCGGGCACCGAGGCCAGTGGTGCTGGGGCAGAGGCTACCTGCCCATCAGGTGGGCATTGGCCCCAGGGCTTAGTGAAAGGCAAGGACCTGGACTGCCCCCAAAGCCCCTCAGGAGAGACTCCAGCTGGTGCTAAAGGCAGCACGGACGGCGATAGGGACTGTTCCCAGACCAAGTCTGAAAGGCACAAACATGGACTGGAGATCATTGCAACGTGTTTCCAGGGTGAGAAAAAGAACACTGAGGAGGTTTCGGGAAGGAAAGAGGCGTGTTTCCCTCACGATGCAGGAGGCCCAGCTGAAGAGAAAGGCCACAGGCCTCATTTCTGTGAGGACCTCAATGCGGAAGACGAACCCCAGAAAGCAACCACCACGGTGCTGGGCTCTCCTGTGCGTGCCAGCGAAGGTGTCGCTGGCTGGCAGACGGAAGCCTCTCACACGTGTCCTGATTGTGGGCACTCTTTCCCACATGCCACCAGCCTGCTGAGCCACAGGCCCTGCCACCCCCCAGGCATCTATCAATGCTCCCTCTGCCCGAAGGAGTTTGACTCTCTGCCCGCCCTGCGCAGCCACTTCCAGAACCACAGGCCCGGGGAGGCGGCTTCGGTGCAGCCTTTCCTCTGCTGTCTCTGTGGCATGATCTTCCCCGGGCGGGCTGGATACAGGCTGCACCGGCGCCAGGCCCACAGCTCTGCTGGctcagaggaggagggggaggaggaagggactgCGGGGGTTCCCTCGGCTGACGGCCCCCCACTGCCGCTCTCAGAAGCAGAGCTGCTGAACCAGCTACAGCGGGAGGTGGAGGCACTGGACGGCGCAGGCTATGGGCATATCTGTGGCTGTTGCGGACAGACCTACGATGACCTGGGCAGCCTGGAGCGCCACCACCAGAGTCAGAGCTCAGGGAGCACCACCGACAAGAACCCCAGTCCCCCAGCACCTGGAGGGCCATGTGACACGGTGGGGCTGGCCGCAAGAGATGGCCACGAGGACGCAGAGGGCGCTGTGGCTGGGCagagtgcagacacagagcctgaCAGAGCGGGTGGCGTCACTCCTGCAGATGGCTTAGGCCCACAGGGGGAGGACGCCTCCCTGAAGACCCAGCCACGCCCCTTCCGCTGCAACCTCTGCGGAAAGACCTACCGCCACGGCGGCAGTCTGGTGAACCACCGCAAGATCCACCAAACGGGCTCCTTCACCTGCCCCGTCTGCTCCCGCTGCTACCCCAACCTGGCTGCCTACCGCAACCACTTGCGGAACCATCCTCGCTGCAAAGGCTCAGAGCCCCAGGTGGGGTCCAGCCCAGAGGTGGGAGGCAGTGCAGAGCCCCAGGATGCTGCAGAGGAGGGACTGGAGCAGGCCGGGCCCGTGAAGCTCCAGGAAGAACTCAAAATGGAGCCCCTGGAAGAGGAAGTGGGGGTGAAGGAAGAGGTGTGGGAGGCCAGAGTGAAGAGCGAGGAGGAGATGGACCAGCACTCAGAAAAGGACTTCCAGGGCGAGGCCAGCGCCGAGCGGCCCTTCAACTGTGAGGTGTGTGGCCGCTCCTACAAGCACGCAGGCAGCCTCATCAACCACCGCCAGAGTCACCAGATGGGCCACTTTGGCTGCCAGGCCTGCTCCAAAGGCTTCTCCAACCTCATGTCCCTCAAGAACCACCGCCGCATCCACGCAGACCCCCGGCGTTTCCGCTGTACCGAATGCGGGAAGGCCTTCCGCCTGCGAAAGCAGCTGGCCAGCCACCAGCGGGTCCATGCTGATCGGGGTGCGGGGGGTGGCCCCCAAAAGCTGCCCCGGGAAGACGGGCCCGTCAGCTGTAGCCAGTGCGAGCACACCTACCACCATGGGGACAGCCTCCTGAACCACGGGCATAGCCACGAGCCCAGCCAGTACAGCAGCCCCACCTGTCCCAAGGCCTGTGCCAAACACGCGGCCCTCAGGGACCAGCGGTCGTTCTCAGAgagccggcggcggcggcgagcaGGCCGGTCCCGGCGGGCAGCCCTGCGCTGTGCCCTCTGCGGCTGCAGTTTCCCCAGCCGGGGATCTCTGGAACGACACCTGCGAGAGCACGAGCAGGCTGGCAGTGCTCAGGGGGGCACAGAGGGGCCCCCGGCTGATGCCCAGGGACTGGATGATCGATCGGGCTGCTTTGAATCTGTAGATCAGCTGGCAGATGGAGCCACCAGGCCGGGCCCTGAAGCCACCCAGCCCGCAGAGTGTGGCCTGGGGAAATCGGACGGGTGGCAGAGAGACCCGGTACCAGTGAATCACAGTGGTGGTCAGCTTCCTTGGGGGTATGTACTGACCAAGCTAGGGGACAATGTTCCCAGGAGTCCATGCCGCCTTGGCGACCACCTGCCCACTGGACCGCCTCCAAGTCGCGTGGAGAAGCTGGAGAACGGTAGCGGCAGCCACCGGCCCCAGGCGGAGCATCAAGCCTTCTGGACCCATCGGGGCCCGGCCTGCCCTTCAGGAGACTCTCAAAGCCATGACAGCCATAAGACAGACCACCGCTGCTGCCTGCTTTGCTCCCAGGAGTGTTCAGGCCCCACAGCTGCTAAGAGCCACACTCACACGGCTGCCCAGGCCTTCCAGGTCCCCCTGGAGCCCACCAGCTTCCAGCCAGTCCCTGCCAAGTACCTCCATCAGAGTGAGGAAGCCCAAGGCCCCACGGCTGCCCAGCCAGAGGGTGAGGTGGCTCTTCCAAGTGAAGAAAAAGCCCAGAAGGACCCATCTGAGCCCCCCAGAGCCCCAGGAGAGAACCCCAAGAGCAGTCCTAGAGGCCCAGGCCCAATATCCGCAGACGAGGAGAGGCCGTTCCGCTGTGGCCAGTGTGGGCGCTCCTACCGCCACGCCGGCAGTCTCCTGAACCACCAAAAGGCCCACACCACCGGCCTCTACCCCTGCTCACTCTGCCCTAAACTTCTCCCCAACTTGCTGTCCCTGAAGAACCACGGCAGGACCCACACCGACCCGAAGCGCCACCGCTGCGGCATCTGTGGCAAAGGCTTCCGGACAGCTGCCCGGCTGGAGGGCCACGGGCGGGTCCACGCTCCCCGGGAGGGGCCCTTGGCCTGTCCCCACTGCCCCCGCCGTTTCCGGCGGCGCCTCAGCTTCCtgcagcaccagcagcagcaccaGGAGGAGTGGGCGGTGGCCAGCTCTG